The proteins below are encoded in one region of Sporanaerobacter acetigenes DSM 13106:
- a CDS encoding PHP domain-containing protein, whose protein sequence is MIADLHIHTTFSDGLLTPEEVVDLAVKKELDGIAITDHDTTLGIDRAIERSKIYKDIQVIPGIEFSCIYTTEEIHILGYFIDYKSPDLIQLTYNLRLERMNRGYKILDKLNSLGINVTIDDVKKISGANNIGRPHIARALIKKGWVNSIDEAFDKYLEIGKAAYVERYKLSIEDAIDIIHRCKGIAVIAHPGLIKDKNIIYYCIKIGVDGIETVHSKHSKKEIEFYTKLANKHNLIKTGGSDCHGQLINGDYVLGKYCIDLDNLDQMKGLN, encoded by the coding sequence ATGATAGCAGACTTACACATTCATACAACCTTTTCAGATGGATTACTCACACCAGAAGAAGTTGTTGACTTAGCAGTAAAAAAAGAACTTGATGGAATAGCCATAACTGATCATGACACCACACTAGGAATAGACAGAGCTATTGAAAGAAGTAAAATATATAAAGATATTCAAGTAATTCCAGGTATAGAATTCAGTTGTATATATACTACTGAAGAGATACATATATTAGGATACTTCATAGATTATAAATCTCCTGATTTAATTCAATTGACATATAATTTAAGATTAGAAAGAATGAATAGAGGATATAAGATACTAGATAAACTGAATAGTTTGGGAATAAATGTGACCATTGATGATGTAAAAAAAATTTCTGGTGCAAATAACATTGGAAGACCTCATATAGCTAGAGCATTAATTAAAAAAGGATGGGTTAATAGTATAGATGAAGCTTTTGATAAGTATTTAGAAATAGGAAAAGCTGCATATGTAGAGAGATACAAGCTTTCTATAGAAGATGCAATAGATATTATACATAGATGCAAGGGAATTGCTGTAATAGCACATCCTGGGTTAATAAAGGATAAAAATATTATTTATTATTGTATAAAAATTGGAGTAGATGGAATAGAAACTGTACATTCAAAGCATTCTAAGAAAGAAATCGAATTTTATACAAAATTAGCTAATAAGCACAATTTAATAAAGACTGGAGGTTCAGATTGTCATGGGCAATTAATCAATGGAGATTACGTGTTGGGTAAATACTGTATTGATTTAGATAATTTGGATCAAATGAAAGGATTGAATTAA
- a CDS encoding tyrosine recombinase XerC has product MKNMPLILEDYLNYMETIRGKSQNTVKEYYFDLRTFFRFLKIRYKLVDNTTSFEEINIDDIDIDLIKKVNIQDLHAFISFVDKNRNNGNYTKARKVASIRSFFDYLNTKVNLIDNNPANNLEFPKTDNRQPVYLTLDEAQNLLEIVNENKNDFFRKRDYAILTLFLNCGLRLSELVSIDIDKIKGDTLTVVGKGNKERTIYLNEACLEALNDYIKVRPNDAIDEKALFLSKRKNRISTRAVQHMIDKYLQMSGLDTSIYSTHKLRHTAATLMYKYGNVDIRALQEILGHENVSTTQIYTHIDDDRLREAVKSNPLSKNKKK; this is encoded by the coding sequence ATGAAAAATATGCCTTTGATACTAGAAGATTATTTAAACTATATGGAAACTATCAGAGGAAAATCTCAAAACACAGTTAAAGAGTATTATTTTGATTTAAGAACTTTTTTTCGATTTTTAAAAATCAGATATAAATTAGTCGATAATACTACCTCCTTCGAAGAAATCAATATTGACGATATAGATATAGATTTAATCAAAAAAGTCAATATACAAGATCTTCACGCGTTTATTTCTTTTGTAGATAAAAATAGAAACAATGGAAACTATACCAAAGCTAGAAAAGTTGCTAGCATAAGATCATTTTTTGATTATCTAAATACAAAAGTAAATCTAATAGATAACAATCCAGCAAACAATTTGGAATTTCCTAAAACCGATAATAGACAACCCGTATACTTAACTTTAGATGAAGCCCAAAATTTATTAGAAATAGTCAATGAAAATAAAAATGATTTCTTTCGAAAAAGAGACTATGCCATACTGACCTTATTTCTAAATTGTGGACTCAGACTGTCTGAGCTAGTCAGCATTGATATAGATAAAATAAAAGGTGATACATTAACTGTAGTTGGTAAAGGAAATAAAGAAAGAACTATATACTTAAATGAAGCTTGTTTAGAAGCATTAAATGATTACATAAAGGTTCGTCCTAATGATGCAATAGATGAAAAAGCACTTTTTTTAAGTAAGAGAAAAAATAGAATTAGTACTAGAGCTGTACAACATATGATAGATAAATATCTACAGATGTCTGGATTAGACACATCTATATACTCTACTCACAAATTAAGACACACTGCAGCTACTTTAATGTATAAGTATGGCAATGTAGACATAAGAGCCCTTCAGGAGATTTTAGGGCATGAAAATGTTTCTACAACTCAAATATATACTCATATTGATGATGATAGATTAAGAGAGGCTGTGAAAAGTAACCCCCTCTCTAAAAACAAGAAAAAGTAG
- a CDS encoding stage V sporulation protein S, with amino-acid sequence MDILKVAAKSSPNSVAGALAGVLREKGTVEIQAIGAGALNQAVKAVAIARGFVAPSGIDLICIPAFTDIEIDGEERTAIKLIVEPR; translated from the coding sequence ATGGATATATTAAAAGTAGCCGCAAAATCAAGCCCAAATTCTGTTGCAGGAGCACTTGCTGGAGTTCTAAGGGAAAAAGGTACTGTTGAAATTCAAGCTATTGGAGCTGGTGCTCTAAACCAAGCTGTTAAAGCAGTTGCTATTGCTAGAGGTTTTGTTGCTCCAAGTGGAATTGATCTTATTTGTATACCTGCATTTACTGACATCGAGATTGATGGAGAAGAAAGAACGGCGATTAAGCTAATTGTAGAACCTAGATAG
- the rny gene encoding ribonuclease Y, which yields MIDIIKLILSAIVGIIIGYYIRKTIGEGKINNAEEVATRIIEDAKRDAETEKKEVILEAKEEVHKLRSDIERESRERRNELQKLERRLVHKEETIDRKSESIEKKDELLIKKSKELDEKEELINELYEKQVQELERLSGLTTEEAKELLLNDIRKEIVHESAIMIKEMENKAKQEAEKKAREIVACSIQKCAADIVAETTVTVVPLPNDEMKGRIIGREGRNIRTLETLTGIDLIIDDTPEAVVLSGFDPIRREVARIALEKLIVDGRIHPARIEEMVEKAEKEVENIIREEGEQAAFETGVHGLHPEIIKLLGRLKYRTSYGQNVLKHSIEVSHLAGVMAAELGADIKVAKRAGLLHDIGKAVDHEIEGPHVTIGVDLAKKYKEQKEVLHAIAAHHGDIEPETVEAVLVQAADAISAARPGARRETLEAYIKRLEKLEEIANSFDGIEKSYAIQAGREIRIMVKPELINDDEIVHTAREIVKQIETELDYPGQIKVNVIRETRAIEYAK from the coding sequence ATTATTGACATTATAAAATTAATTCTAAGTGCTATAGTAGGAATCATCATAGGATATTATATAAGAAAAACTATTGGTGAAGGAAAGATTAATAATGCTGAAGAAGTGGCTACAAGAATAATTGAAGATGCAAAAAGAGATGCTGAAACAGAGAAAAAAGAAGTTATTCTTGAAGCAAAAGAAGAAGTTCATAAGTTGAGAAGTGATATTGAAAGAGAAAGTAGAGAAAGAAGAAATGAGCTACAAAAATTAGAAAGAAGATTAGTTCATAAAGAAGAAACTATAGATAGAAAAAGTGAATCTATAGAGAAAAAAGATGAATTATTAATCAAAAAATCTAAAGAGCTTGATGAAAAAGAAGAATTAATTAATGAACTTTATGAAAAACAAGTCCAAGAACTTGAGAGACTATCTGGTCTAACTACAGAAGAAGCAAAAGAACTACTATTAAATGATATACGAAAAGAAATAGTTCATGAATCTGCTATAATGATTAAAGAAATGGAAAACAAAGCAAAACAAGAAGCTGAAAAGAAGGCCAGAGAAATTGTTGCTTGTTCAATACAAAAATGTGCAGCGGACATTGTAGCTGAAACCACAGTTACAGTTGTTCCTCTTCCAAATGATGAAATGAAAGGTAGAATTATAGGAAGAGAAGGAAGAAATATTAGAACTTTAGAAACCTTAACTGGTATTGATCTAATCATTGATGATACTCCAGAAGCAGTAGTTCTATCTGGATTTGATCCTATAAGAAGAGAAGTGGCTAGAATAGCATTAGAGAAACTAATTGTAGATGGCAGAATTCATCCAGCAAGAATTGAAGAAATGGTTGAAAAAGCTGAAAAAGAAGTAGAAAATATAATAAGAGAAGAAGGAGAGCAAGCTGCTTTTGAAACGGGTGTTCATGGACTTCACCCTGAAATAATAAAGCTTTTAGGTAGACTTAAATATAGGACTAGTTATGGACAAAACGTTTTAAAGCACTCAATTGAAGTTTCTCATTTGGCAGGGGTAATGGCTGCAGAGCTTGGAGCAGACATAAAAGTTGCAAAAAGAGCGGGATTATTACATGATATTGGTAAGGCTGTAGATCACGAAATAGAAGGACCTCATGTGACAATTGGTGTAGATTTAGCTAAAAAATATAAAGAGCAAAAAGAGGTATTGCATGCTATAGCTGCTCATCATGGTGATATAGAACCAGAAACCGTTGAAGCAGTATTAGTTCAAGCCGCTGATGCTATTTCTGCTGCTAGACCTGGAGCTAGAAGAGAAACCTTAGAAGCTTATATTAAGAGACTAGAAAAATTAGAAGAGATTGCTAACTCTTTTGATGGAATAGAAAAATCTTATGCAATACAAGCAGGTCGTGAAATTAGGATCATGGTGAAACCTGAATTAATCAATGACGATGAAATAGTTCATACAGCACGAGAAATTGTTAAACAAATTGAAACTGAACTTGATTATCCTGGACAAATAAAAGTAAATGTCATAAGAGAAACTAGAGCAATAGAATATGCAAAATAG
- a CDS encoding pyridoxal phosphate-dependent aminotransferase — translation MNTKLSEKGLKISPSVTLEITAKAKSMKTQGIDVVSFGAGEPDFNTPENIAEEGIKAIKEGKTRYTPASGILELKEAVCEKLKKDNNLTYSPKNIIISSGAKHSIYNALMAITNPGDEIIISVPYWVSYPELIKLAGGKPVFIKTKEENDFKYTLEDLNNALSNKTKAIILNSPNNPTGTFYNKNELEKIADWAVKNNIFVISDEIYEKLVYDGENHVSIASLNDEIKNLTILINGMSKAYAMTGWRIGYAAASEDITKIMSNIQSHTTSNPCSISQYASVEGLSGDQSSVEKMKKHFEERRNFMVDTVNSIEGLSCRKPKGAFYVMVNITKIKGKTIRGMKIESSLDFAKLLLDEGKVAVIPGIGFGDDDYIRLSYATSMENIEKGLSRIKTIVEDK, via the coding sequence ATGAACACAAAATTATCAGAAAAAGGACTCAAAATATCCCCATCTGTAACCTTAGAGATTACAGCTAAAGCTAAATCAATGAAGACCCAAGGTATAGATGTTGTAAGTTTTGGAGCAGGAGAACCTGATTTTAATACACCTGAAAATATTGCTGAAGAAGGAATAAAAGCTATAAAGGAAGGAAAAACAAGATACACTCCTGCATCAGGTATATTGGAATTAAAAGAAGCTGTTTGTGAAAAATTAAAAAAAGACAATAATCTAACTTATTCACCTAAAAATATAATTATATCCAGTGGTGCTAAACATTCAATTTATAATGCCCTAATGGCCATTACAAATCCTGGAGATGAAATCATCATTTCTGTACCATATTGGGTTAGTTATCCGGAATTGATAAAGTTAGCTGGAGGAAAGCCTGTATTTATAAAGACAAAAGAAGAAAACGATTTTAAATATACATTAGAAGACTTAAACAATGCATTAAGTAATAAAACAAAAGCAATCATACTTAATAGCCCAAATAATCCTACTGGTACTTTTTACAATAAAAATGAATTAGAAAAAATAGCAGACTGGGCAGTAAAGAATAACATATTTGTTATTTCAGATGAGATATATGAAAAATTAGTATATGATGGAGAAAATCATGTAAGTATAGCATCTCTAAACGATGAAATTAAAAATTTGACCATTCTTATAAATGGTATGTCTAAAGCTTATGCTATGACAGGATGGAGAATTGGATATGCAGCAGCTAGTGAAGATATAACTAAAATTATGAGTAATATTCAAAGTCATACTACATCAAATCCATGTTCAATATCTCAATATGCAAGTGTTGAAGGGCTCTCAGGAGACCAAAGTAGTGTTGAAAAAATGAAAAAACATTTCGAAGAAAGAAGAAATTTCATGGTAGATACAGTAAACTCAATTGAAGGTTTAAGCTGTAGAAAACCAAAAGGCGCATTTTATGTAATGGTAAATATTACAAAAATCAAAGGCAAAACAATAAGAGGAATGAAAATTGAAAGTTCCCTTGATTTTGCAAAGCTTTTATTAGATGAAGGAAAAGTTGCTGTAATACCAGGTATTGGTTTTGGTGATGATGACTATATAAGATTGTCTTATGCAACATCTATGGAAAACATAGAAAAAGGATTAAGTAGAATCAAGACAATAGTAGAAGATAAATAA
- the lexA gene encoding transcriptional repressor LexA codes for MYEDLSQKQIEILEFIKREIQLKGYPPAVREICSGVNLKSTSTVHGHLEKLEKKGYIRKDPTKPRAIEVLDRDEDYLFAPKKTVDIPIIGKVTAGQPILAVENIEDTFPIPLDIAERGPLFMLKVQGESMIEAGIFNGDYVLVRQKNDAENGDIVVALLEDEATVKKFYKEENYIRLQPENETMSPILTRDVKVLGKVIGLYRKL; via the coding sequence ATGTATGAAGATTTGTCTCAAAAACAAATAGAAATTTTAGAATTTATTAAAAGAGAAATTCAACTAAAAGGATATCCTCCGGCTGTAAGAGAAATATGTAGTGGTGTAAATTTAAAATCAACTTCTACTGTTCATGGCCATTTAGAAAAACTAGAAAAGAAAGGATATATCAGAAAAGATCCAACTAAACCTAGAGCTATCGAAGTACTAGATAGAGATGAGGATTATCTTTTTGCTCCTAAAAAAACTGTTGACATACCTATTATAGGCAAAGTAACTGCTGGTCAACCTATATTAGCTGTAGAGAATATTGAAGATACTTTTCCCATACCATTAGATATTGCTGAAAGAGGACCTCTTTTCATGCTAAAAGTTCAAGGAGAAAGTATGATTGAAGCAGGCATATTTAACGGAGATTATGTATTAGTCAGACAAAAAAACGATGCTGAAAATGGTGATATTGTTGTAGCACTTTTAGAAGATGAAGCAACAGTTAAAAAATTCTATAAAGAAGAAAATTATATAAGATTGCAACCTGAAAATGAAACCATGTCCCCTATTTTAACAAGAGATGTCAAAGTATTAGGAAAAGTAATAGGTCTATATAGAAAATTATAA
- a CDS encoding cell division suppressor protein YneA, with protein MLKNKTTIVNKKRFFTFILTMVLSVFIFCFVFSEKNKVYSSKYNNQIKEITIKKGDTIWNIALENKPNQYDTRKMVYEIMEINNMKESTIYPGDTIKIPIIDEKK; from the coding sequence ATGCTAAAAAATAAGACTACGATAGTAAACAAAAAAAGATTTTTCACTTTTATTCTGACAATGGTTTTGAGTGTATTTATATTTTGCTTTGTTTTTTCAGAAAAAAACAAAGTATATAGTTCTAAGTATAACAATCAAATTAAAGAAATTACTATTAAAAAAGGTGATACAATTTGGAACATTGCACTAGAAAACAAGCCAAATCAGTACGATACGAGAAAGATGGTATATGAGATAATGGAAATAAACAATATGAAAGAATCCACGATATATCCTGGAGATACAATAAAAATACCTATTATAGATGAAAAAAAGTAG
- the miaA gene encoding tRNA (adenosine(37)-N6)-dimethylallyltransferase MiaA → MSKKIPLIVLVGPTAVGKTDISIKLANKLNGEIISADSMQIYKYMNIGTAKVKEDEMQGIPHYLIDIVYPDEDFTVSDYKNLANEHINDINSRSKLPIIVGGTGLYINSLVYKLSFTQVAPNDEFREVYNKIADEYGNVKIYEELKKVDQTSASKININDRKRIIRALEIYHETGKPMSEYNKDFRKYNDDYDIILIGLTMDRSMLYERINIRVDNMIEEGLIDEVEELIKMGYDRQLNSLQALGYKEIISYLYREISLDEAIELIKRNSRKYAKRQLTWFRRDNRIKWIDTNSFSNKDEVVEDISKHIKQQL, encoded by the coding sequence ATGAGCAAAAAAATACCTCTAATTGTTTTGGTAGGTCCAACGGCTGTTGGTAAAACAGATATTTCTATAAAATTAGCAAATAAACTTAATGGAGAGATAATTTCAGCTGATTCAATGCAGATTTATAAATACATGAATATTGGAACTGCTAAAGTGAAAGAAGATGAGATGCAAGGAATTCCACATTATTTAATTGATATAGTATATCCAGATGAAGATTTTACAGTTTCAGATTATAAGAATTTGGCAAATGAGCATATTAATGATATAAATAGCAGAAGCAAATTGCCTATAATTGTAGGCGGTACTGGTTTATATATAAACTCATTAGTTTATAAATTAAGTTTTACTCAAGTAGCGCCAAATGATGAATTTAGAGAAGTATACAATAAAATAGCAGATGAATACGGCAATGTTAAAATATATGAAGAGTTGAAAAAAGTAGATCAAACTTCTGCAAGTAAAATAAACATAAATGATAGAAAAAGAATAATTAGAGCTTTAGAAATATATCATGAAACTGGAAAGCCAATGTCAGAATACAACAAGGATTTTAGAAAATATAATGATGATTATGATATTATTTTAATTGGATTGACTATGGACAGGAGCATGTTATATGAGAGAATAAATATACGAGTAGACAATATGATAGAAGAAGGATTAATAGATGAAGTAGAAGAATTAATCAAAATGGGATATGATAGACAATTGAACTCTCTGCAAGCACTTGGATATAAAGAGATTATTTCATATTTATATAGAGAGATATCATTAGATGAAGCTATAGAACTAATTAAAAGAAATTCTAGAAAATATGCAAAAAGGCAATTGACATGGTTTAGAAGAGATAATAGAATTAAATGGATTGATACAAATAGTTTTAGTAATAAAGACGAAGTAGTGGAAGATATTTCAAAGCATATAAAACAACAATTATAA
- the spoVS gene encoding stage V sporulation protein SpoVS — protein MDVLKVSAKSSPNSVAGALAGVLREKGAAEIQAIGAGALNQAVKAVAIARGFVAPSGIDLICIPAFTDIEIDGEERTAIKLIVEPR, from the coding sequence ATGGATGTATTAAAAGTATCAGCAAAATCAAGTCCAAATTCTGTTGCAGGAGCACTTGCTGGAGTTCTAAGGGAAAAAGGTGCTGCTGAAATTCAAGCTATTGGAGCTGGTGCTCTAAACCAAGCTGTTAAAGCAGTTGCTATTGCTAGAGGTTTTGTTGCTCCAAGTGGAATTGATCTTATTTGTATACCTGCATTTACTGACATCGAAATTGATGGAGAAGAAAGAACGGCGATTAAGCTAATTGTAGAACCTAGATAG
- a CDS encoding ATPase: MIDNSFELEKKISDLKNYLSRESGKKDKILEQIDHNVKTISEIEKNIELLEKVNILLQKTSEYAREQAKKQIEIIVTNCLQYVFDADMEFKVEIEELYGKPNAEFYVVSKINEELIKTKPELSRGGGIVDIISLALRMSFLQIHKPLIEGPLILDEPAKHVSEEYIFNVADFLKRTSDMFDRQIIMVTHNNHLSSISTNAYRVHLNGSKSMVEKVTSN; encoded by the coding sequence ATGATAGACAATTCCTTTGAATTAGAAAAAAAAATATCTGATTTGAAAAATTATTTGTCCAGAGAATCTGGAAAGAAAGACAAAATATTGGAACAGATAGATCATAATGTAAAGACAATTTCTGAAATTGAGAAAAATATTGAACTTTTAGAAAAGGTAAATATACTATTACAAAAAACTTCCGAGTATGCTAGAGAACAGGCAAAAAAACAAATAGAAATAATCGTTACAAACTGTCTTCAATATGTATTTGACGCTGACATGGAATTCAAGGTGGAGATAGAGGAGCTTTATGGAAAACCAAATGCAGAATTTTATGTTGTCTCAAAAATCAATGAAGAACTGATAAAAACCAAACCAGAATTGTCAAGGGGTGGTGGAATTGTAGATATTATTTCTTTGGCACTCAGAATGTCTTTTCTTCAAATTCATAAACCCCTTATTGAAGGACCATTGATATTAGATGAGCCTGCAAAACACGTAAGTGAAGAATATATATTTAATGTTGCAGACTTTTTAAAGAGAACTTCAGATATGTTTGATAGACAAATAATAATGGTCACCCATAACAATCATCTTTCATCTATAAGCACAAATGCCTATAGAGTTCATTTAAACGGCTCCAAGAGCATGGTAGAAAAGGTGACATCCAATTAA
- a CDS encoding methionine gamma-lyase family protein has translation MIKDTINILCKQYNVDEEVIKYVNKKEMIIRDKFKYIDEIAEYNQYKVINAMQKAKLSSTDFYWTTGYGYDDMGREKVEEIYSYVFNTEDALVRPTIASGTHAITLTLSGLLRPGNEFLCITGSPYDTLQKVIGVKGSEKGTFKDYGILYDEVPLDLNGHIDVEQVLNRINASTRLLLIQRSTGYSDRKALSIDEIKRAIAGIKDFREDIIIMVDNCYGEFLEVEEPTDVGADIMAGSLIKNPGGGIALSGGYIVGKSELVELIANRSTAPGIGKDCGLTFGMTRNILQGLFLAPHVVSEAVKGALLMAIVYGNLGFRIIPEVDDKRSDIIQGIQFNEPKKLIEFCKGIQEASAVDFYFSPEPSDMPGYEDEIIMAAGGFVQGSSIELSADGPLREPYFAYYQGGLTYEHCKLGVLMSLNNLYKNNLVDYKKLTM, from the coding sequence ATGATAAAGGATACAATAAATATATTATGTAAACAATATAATGTGGATGAAGAAGTTATTAAATATGTAAATAAAAAAGAAATGATAATTAGAGATAAATTTAAATATATTGATGAAATAGCGGAGTACAATCAATATAAGGTTATAAATGCAATGCAGAAAGCTAAACTAAGTTCTACAGATTTTTATTGGACTACAGGTTATGGGTATGATGATATGGGAAGAGAAAAGGTAGAAGAGATATACTCTTATGTTTTTAATACAGAAGATGCTCTAGTTAGACCAACTATAGCCTCTGGAACTCATGCTATTACTTTGACATTGTCTGGGCTATTACGTCCAGGAAATGAATTCTTATGTATTACTGGTAGTCCTTATGATACACTTCAGAAAGTTATTGGAGTGAAAGGTAGTGAAAAAGGAACATTTAAGGATTATGGAATATTGTATGATGAAGTACCTTTGGATTTAAATGGGCATATTGATGTGGAACAGGTTTTAAATAGGATAAATGCCAGCACAAGGCTTTTATTGATACAAAGATCTACTGGATATAGCGATAGAAAAGCCCTTAGCATAGATGAAATAAAAAGAGCTATAGCTGGAATTAAAGATTTCAGGGAAGATATTATCATAATGGTAGATAATTGTTATGGCGAGTTTTTGGAAGTAGAAGAACCAACAGATGTAGGAGCTGACATTATGGCTGGCTCTCTAATTAAAAATCCTGGTGGTGGAATAGCATTATCAGGGGGATATATTGTTGGTAAAAGTGAATTGGTTGAATTGATAGCTAATAGAAGTACGGCTCCAGGCATAGGAAAAGATTGTGGATTAACTTTTGGAATGACTAGGAATATACTACAAGGGCTGTTTTTAGCTCCTCATGTTGTTTCTGAAGCGGTTAAAGGTGCACTACTTATGGCAATAGTTTACGGCAATCTGGGGTTTAGAATTATACCAGAAGTTGATGACAAAAGAAGTGATATAATTCAAGGAATACAATTTAATGAGCCTAAAAAATTGATTGAATTTTGTAAAGGAATTCAAGAGGCATCAGCAGTAGACTTCTATTTTTCTCCAGAACCTTCAGACATGCCGGGTTATGAAGATGAAATAATAATGGCTGCAGGAGGTTTTGTACAAGGGTCTTCTATTGAATTGAGTGCAGATGGGCCATTAAGGGAACCTTATTTTGCTTATTATCAGGGAGGACTTACCTATGAACACTGTAAATTAGGAGTCCTAATGTCTTTAAATAATTTATATAAAAATAATCTAGTTGATTATAAAAAGCTGACTATGTAG
- a CDS encoding PadR family transcriptional regulator, with translation MANYKGERNRQFPSKISTTSFVKLYILHLLREKSYYGNEIIDEIKYKLKNKWEPSPGMVYPLLRELEEEGYIVGWWEEPDKRSIRRYKLTDKGYEHYKVISRMYKPAFEDSLFIVQTVLKDIYGINS, from the coding sequence ATGGCAAATTATAAAGGTGAAAGAAATAGACAATTCCCATCTAAAATTAGTACAACTTCCTTTGTCAAATTATATATACTACATCTTCTTAGAGAAAAAAGTTATTATGGAAATGAAATAATAGACGAAATTAAATATAAACTTAAAAATAAATGGGAACCTAGTCCTGGTATGGTCTACCCCCTTTTAAGGGAATTGGAAGAAGAAGGTTATATTGTTGGATGGTGGGAAGAACCCGATAAACGCTCTATAAGAAGATATAAGCTTACAGATAAGGGATATGAACACTATAAAGTAATATCCCGTATGTATAAACCAGCATTTGAAGATTCATTATTTATAGTGCAAACTGTTTTAAAAGACATATATGGAATAAATAGTTGA